In Paenibacillus dendritiformis, the DNA window ATTAGACAGAAAAGTAGTTGATTCCGCCGTCCGGTATGTTATATTATATCTCGGGAATTACGATAACATATTAGAGGAGCATACCGGAATGGCGGGCTATGTATCATCCAGAATAACAAAGGATATACCGATGCGGAAAGGGTTTACGAAAGCCGTTTTCGATGTATTTCCGCTTGCGGTGAGCGTGTTCACGTACGGTCTCGCGTTCGGCGCACTGGCCAACAACGCCAACCATTTCACATGGCTGGAGACGGTTGCGATGTCCTTTTTTGTCTTGTCCGGCGCTGGGCAATTCACGATCCTGTCCTTAATCCAGCAGGATGCGGCCCTGTGGACGATCGCGCTTAGCACTTTTCTTATCAATGCCCGTTATATCATCTATACGTTGTCCGTGGGCCGCGAGCTTGAAGCTTGCCGCCGGGGGCAGCCGCTCTGGCTGTCCCATGTCATTACGGACGAGAGCTACAGCGTGTCCATGATGGAGGCGCAGCACGGCAAGCTCAGCGTCGGCTACGTCGCAGGCGCTGGCTGCACTGTCT includes these proteins:
- a CDS encoding AzlC family ABC transporter permease, which gives rise to MRKGFTKAVFDVFPLAVSVFTYGLAFGALANNANHFTWLETVAMSFFVLSGAGQFTILSLIQQDAALWTIALSTFLINARYIIYTLSVGRELEACRRGQPLWLSHVITDESYSVSMMEAQHGKLSVGYVAGAGCTVFLSWLLSSAVGYQIGEFIQDPARYGLDFAFTAAFLGLLVVMLKRRSHAAAAGLAIAASVLAYPWFGTSGAVFAGAAAAFAVGVYAK